Part of the Triticum aestivum cultivar Chinese Spring chromosome 4D, IWGSC CS RefSeq v2.1, whole genome shotgun sequence genome is shown below.
GCTAGCTTTGTCCCGCTTTCCCGCTCCAATCCTTGTCACAGGCACGCACCTGGCGATCCCTTCCCTTGCACCTCCGCTGCGGCGATCCCTTGCTGACATTCCGCACGTCGGCACCGACGCGACTAGCCCAGCTTTTACCTATTTCGCGCCCTTTCCGCTTTATTCGCGATACGCTTTTGCCTCAGAAATCCGTCGACCTCGATCGAGATCGATTCGCGCGTGTGATGCGGACTGGTCGGATCGATCTCTCTCGATGGAACGAGCATCAAACGGTAAAAGGGTAAAGCGCCGCCGCTGCACCGCGCACCCTAGCAAGAATGCTACTGTAGATACGTTCGCCGGTCACCGGACCGAGGCGTGCGCAGCGGGGCCGCCGTAGCTAGCGTTCCGTGTTCACCGGACCGGAGGCGTTGGCGACAAAACCGTTCGCCGCTCTCACGGCGAGCCAACCAGTAATCCTCGGCGCCGTAGGTCACGTGAATTTGCTGTAGCGGCTCACCTTAGCTCGAGGACAAACGCTCGTAGCAGTTTCAGTAACGGCTAGTTGCTGGCTAGCTCCGCACTGTAATCGCCGAGGCGCTGGAGCGTGGCCGCAGCGGACGGTAGCAAAGCACGGCAGCCGTCCACGTTGCTTGGCGCTTTGTCGCCTTTTCCTTTGAGGCGCACACTTGCTCCTCTGACTGCCGCGCGCATCGGTGTGCGTGACCACCCGATGGCCATGGCATCGCTTGTGCGTGCGGCGCCGTGCCTCTATATAAGGCAGGCTCCCGGGCTGGGCTGCTCACACACAACACACCAGCTCTATCCCTCCCACAGCACCCTGACTTCCAAGCTGTAGTGGACCGATCCATGGAGGCTTCACGCAGGCTCCTCTCGGCGGCGCTCCTCCTCGTGCTGCTGCTCGCCGCCACAGGTACGTACATATAGATATAGCAGCGGTGCTATGTGCCGATGTGTGTGTGGCATTTGGTTTGGGTCTGAACTTCTGGAGTTCTGATCTGAGTGGGGTTGCAGGGGAGCTGGGAGGCCCGGTGATGGTGGCGGAGGCGCGGACGTGTGAGTCGAGGAGCCACAGGTTCAGGGGACCCTGCGTGCGCAGGTCCAACTGCGCCAACGTCTGCAGGACCGAGGGCTTCTCCGACGGCAAGTGCCGCGGGTTCCGCCGCCGCTGCTTCTGCACCACCCACTGCCACCATTAACAAGCCTCTCCTCCGGGTGATGCCTTCTTTCGGGTGGCCTTTCTGCGATCGTCCATGCGTGCGTGTCCATGAATAAATCTCAGCTTGTCTCGGCGAGCTGGGTGCGAGTCCTTCTTTGTTTTTTGTATGATTATTACCGAACCTGTGTGCACGCGTTGTTGTTTCTTGTTGGGTTCGTCCTCAGAGTTGCTGTGAGGTTTATGGGATTATCCCAGTCAATCCTTCTCTCATGTAAAATTTTTATTTTCGGCAAATCATGAGTGTTGTATGCGTGTTCCCTCAGTAACTCACTCGTTGTGTATACAATTGGACATGCATGTCACATGGTGCCTGTAGTTGTGATGTGCACGCTGTACCTCCGTGTGATCGAGATCGATCGATATGATCGATGCGCCATGTGTGCAGTGGCAGCTGACACCCGGCGCTACGCATGCGCAAGGACCGCTGCGAGACCTGAGCATTTCTTGGGCCGGGCTTTAAAAGGCCGAACCCCACAAATCTAAGCCTGAGCCATGCCCGGTCCTGAATAAGCGAACACTATTCTATTTTTTTCTATCCCCTTTTCGGGTAATGAATAGTACTTATCTTCCTATTGAAATTAATATATATTAACACATGAGTATGATTTTTAATGAAACCTTATTTTTAGTTTCTTAGAACCACAATGTAGGCTCAGAAGCTCACAATCACTATATATGTGGCAATTTCCCAATAGAAAAAACCCATGTGTGCCAACATTTTTTAAGAAAGATATTGATTTCCATTTCATTAACGAAACCCCCGCATGTCCTTACAAGATACAAACTACTAAAAGAGCCATGGAGGCCtttattttgaaaatttaaatATCCTATTTTTTCAGTTTCAGAAAATTCTGAAAAACATACACATGTATGCAAGGATGTaatgtgtatgtgtgtaaaatttcagtaTGAAATTTCTTGATTTACGAGCTGCAATTTTTTTTATGGACTATGAGGATGAACAATACATATGCTAAAAAGCCCTAGATTTGTCTTTTTTTTTCTGTAGTTCTCATTTTAACCTATTTTGACCGGAAAATTTGCACACATGTACATTGTGTATATAGGTATACGTGAAtttgttttcataattttttgaaacTGAAATACGGTTAAGTGTACGTACGAATCTACAAAATACGTACAAGGTATTTGTAAATGATAAAAGTACTACAACAACAACTCAAAACAGGTGTTCGACGGTGGACCTCTTTCATTTCGCAGGAACATGGGAATTATTAATGTACAGTAATATATTTACAATCATGATTGAGCAACTCAGCAACAAACAAAGGGGCCTCAAGCAGCCAAACATTAGCCTCTACACCCGCTCCTAGCACTAGCAGCTCATGCAAGTTGGTGAGCTGCTCTGTGTCTTCCTCTGTTTCACAAACCTGAACcgaaattcagaaagttcagccgCAGTATCTCTAACATCAGCAAGCAGGTGTGCATGGCGCGACCATAAGTTGAGAGCCTGACTCCACTTGAGGCCAAACTGTTCCCGGGCATTGCTGGGATCTGCACATGTTCCCGGGCAAACTGCTATGCAAACATGCAGGCCAAACTTCACCGGGTGGGCACGCTAGAAAAATCGTGCTCGTGTCCACCGGCCGTATCGATGCGTTCGGGAGGGAGGAAGCGGCCATCCGTCCAGTCATCGGCGTCGCAGACCACGCggatttgttgtagcaatccatcCACCTTGCTTGGACACAAAGTTCTGTTAGCGAGCTTCCAGCGCCGTGTCCTGGAGCAACGGACGGTGGCAATTGAAGCACGCGCATACGTGGGAGGGATACTACCCTACCCTACCCTACCCTACTTGCGGGTTGCGGCCTTTTCCTCTTTGAGAAGACGTGCACTCCGACTGCTGCATCGATCGTTGGTTGTGACTCGTGTGACCCCATTGGCATCGGTTCTATATAAGCTGGGGGTGCTCGCACAGCAGCTCCGTCACTCATCCCACCCTGATACCCTCGTAACAAACAAGCAGTCATCGATGGAGGCTCCACGCAAGCTCGTCTCCGCCGCGCTCCTCCTCGTGCTGCTGCTCGCGGCCACAGGAGAGATGGGAGGcccggtggcggtggcggaagcTCGGAAGTGCGAGTCGCTGAGCCACAGGTTCGCGGGCCTCTGCCTGCGCGGCCACAACTGCGCCAACGTCTGCCGGACCGAGGGCTTCCCCGGCGGCAAGTGCCGCGGCGCCAGCCGCCGCTGCTTCTGCACCACCCACTGCCGCTAGTAGCctagctgcatgcatgcatgctggcaCCTTTGTGCGTGTACCGTGTCCGTGTCCATGAATAAACCTCAGCTTGTCTACTATCTTGGCATGCAGGCCGAGCTGGGTATAAGAAGCAACTTCTCCTTGTGTCCGTTCGATGTTTGGGTTCGTCCTCAAAGTTGCAGCGAGGTCCCATGTTTCCTTTCACGTGTGTTGTGTGCGTGTAAGCGTGTTCTCCCTCTCACTTGCTCTGTACACGAAACGACGTGCATGTCGCATGCTACTTCCGTGTGATCGAAAgcatgtttttttgtttgtttgagaaAAGTGTGATCGAGGCATGTGTGCAGCAAGGAACTTGACAGCTGCCACCCGGCGCTGCTCAATGCTCATGCACGATGGACTGGCCACGCGTAAAAGGTCCCGGCCTCTAGGAGTGGGAAGTTATGGTCACGGGCACCATGGTCCCCTTTATTAAAAAAAAACATATTAAGAAGTAAAAAAATTATCTGTGGAAACATGTATGTGTGCACTACGGATCcatgaaattttgttttgaaaaaatGTAATGTGTAAGCTGTAAAACATAATCTGGCCATATACTGATTGACTTTGTTCCATCGTTGAAAACCTCGTATATATTCTGTATATTCGATCTAAACCATTATGATCGTGCGTTAAGCAAGACTTGACTTGTTGCCATGGAGGAGAAAAGAATTGCTTGGAGGAGTGATTTTGCATCTCCCTAGCTACAAACTGCATGGGTAGTGACCCAGATGAAGCCAAGTTGCAAGTCCGTGCAGTTATTATGGCCTAATTAGTAAAGTCAAACACGAGTGTCCTATGAGCAGAGTTCTGTATACTGTCTGAATATCGCTAGGCTGTTTCTGCAAGTTACAAAGGGCATTTTGGTTTGAGAGTTATGCATCGGCCCCATGTGTGTTTCATACTACCGTTGATGAGGAATCCCCACATCATCACACCGAGATCATGGTAGGGTCTTGAGCAACATGATGAAGGACTCATGCCTCGGCAGAGTAATCAATTCGTTGATGCGAATTAGGTGGCTCATGGGGCCTCTGGTTTAGCCAGTGGAGTGCCATAATTGAGCGTCACTGCCCTAACAGACGCATACTGTCAGGCTCGTCAGCAACCTTCCAGAACACGATGGGCTGGGCGTTATGATTACCGTTTAGGCCAGACAAGGACAAGGACGGCCTCGTTAGTAGTAGAAGACACCAACCAAGTAATTATACTACGTAGTAGACAGCCATGTCTTGTGAAACTCTTAAGTATCCACATGCGAAAGTAAAATGTTGTGAAATTTTGCACATACATAATATACATGTGACTGTGTTtacaaaaaattccaattttttggtGTTTCACCAGCGCTGGTTAAACGTGTCCCCGCACGTAAACCAACTGGGCCGGCCTATAATGCATTGAAACATTCCTGATTTTTGTGCAGCTTTGTGGCCAATTCTAAGAAGCTTCTAGAAGCACCGAACAATTTTTGGGAAGCTTCTGaccgattttttttcttttcttggttttttatttttattttttattttccttttttcttcatTTTTCATTTAATGTATTTTAAACTCACATTTTCAAAAACAATTCAAGAACTTTTTGAAATCCATGAGCATTTTTCAAATTGGTGATTTTTTTATAAATccgtgaacatatttaaaatatttttcagATTCATGAACTTTTCGAAATCTGAATTATTTTTACAATCAttgttttttttaatttgtgatttttttaattcatgactTTTTTTCGAGCCACAATAGTTTTTCAAATATGAAAAAAAACTATCTTTAGTCCAAAAGTCAACGGTCAACCGTCCGACCAGGTCAACCATGAAGAGTGACTAGGCGTGTGCGCTTGATGAGCGAGCTGCTCGCTCGCATAGCTAGCCCAGCCCACACAAGGGGGCGCGTGAGCGCTGCCTCGCTACCAAGCGCAACGAGTGCTAACTAGGAGCTTTGACGGCAAATACCATAGCTGGCTTCTCTCTTAGTGACGAATTTGCACAAAATGACCCCTTTTGAAGAAATCTAAGCCCAAGAGGCCCCTAATTCACCTATGGACCCCCTCCAGGGGAGGATTGCGGTTCATATATTAACTTTGTCAGTATTGTCACGATTTCATCTGCTACTTATGTCTGCCGATAAAAATTGGTCCATATATTGCCACATATAAAGTAAACTAGATAGTAGCTCGTGCATTGTAATGGGGCACAATATTTTCTACCCAACCGTTgtgatttattgaacattttattgTTTTATTATAGTTACATACTAAATGTCGCAATTGAATCAATACTTATTGATTTACCAAAGAAAACATGATTCTATTAGTTGCTGCATTTTTCTAAATCGTTTGGCTTAGATTAGGGGGGTAGCTGCAAATCAAACATGTGGCAACTCTAACGAGCTTGCAAAACTGGTTGTGTGACAAAGTATTGCAATCTTATTATACCAATtaaatatgtctacatgcatctAGCTGTCACCAAACCAAACACTAGCTTTTTGCCTATGTGTTTCGTCCCTCGAATTTTACTATGCCACGCACGACTCAATATTTTTCTTTGACTTTTTTGCTGTGATACATAATAATGATCACAAAAATTAGCTTCAACTATAATGAATTTTCACTAAATAAGATTGAAAGAGTGAAAAATCACTCCCTCCTATATGTCTAATCCTCACATATGCAACAAATATAGATCGGCCTAAGTATCAGAGCCAGGCATTCCAAACTAAAAACATTGAAGGAGCGTAAACATCAAGAACCACCATCACCCAAAAACAAATGAAGCAAGGACTAAAACTATAAATTCAAGAACTTGTAGGGGCCACACGGACTGTTCGGAAAAAAAAAATACCTTGAGAGCTGTGATATTTTTAAAACGAGATCAACCAGCACTAGCCCTTAGCGGCATATTTTTATGGAAGAAAATCTGTAAGCATCCGGCAGAGTATACTGCTTTAGCATATGACAAATCTATTTTTTTACGGGAGCATATGTACAGATCTACAAAACACACAATAGGTGGTAGTTAAAATTAAAATGTATGGCCATAAATGGTAAGGGTAGCACACATCTCAAAGCTTTCCCCGACGCTGGATTCTTTGCTGTTACCTACCGGGTGGGCACCCCAGAAAAATCGTGTTCGTGTCCACCGGCCGTATCGATGCGTTTCTGATAAACCGCTCGCCGCTCCCTACCCTTGCTAAGCTCACGGCAAtccagtcgtcgtcgtcgtcgtcacagACCACGTGAGTTTTCTTGTAGCAATCCATGGCGTCGCCGGATCGACCTTTGGCTCGTTGCACGTACTCCCACCGATCTACTTGCGGCACATATTTGTCGCCTTTTTCATTTGGATGCAGCTGCATCGCGTTCGGTTTGACCCCATGGCTTCGGCAGCTTGTGCGTGCCGCTACATAAGCTGGTGTGCTCTCCCAGCAGCTCCATCACTCCACCGCCACCCTCGTACAATGGAGGCTTCACGCAAGCTCCTCTCGGCGGCGATCCTCCTGGTGCTGCTGCTGGCGGGCACCGGGGAGATGGGAGgcccggtggcggtggcggaggcgcggACGTGCGAGGCGAAGAGCCACAGGTTCAGGGGCCCCTGCGTGCGCCACCGCAACTGCGCCAACGTCTGCAAGACCGAGGGCTTCCCCGGCGGCAAGTGCCGCGGCTTCCGCCATCGCTGCTTCTGCACCACCCACTGCCGCCAGTAACCAACCCACTACCTCTACTTCGTACGTCCGCCTAGCTGCAGCCTGCCTGCGTGCATGCTGGCTTGCTCGCACCTTCTGCGTGTATTGTAGTACTGTGTGTGTCCATGAATAAACCTCGGCCTGTCTGTCATGGCATGCTGAGATGGGTATAAGAAACGCAGGTTCCCTTTTACTCTGTGTTAATAATCATTCCTTGAGTCGTCGATTTCCCCGTTGGATATGTGGGTTCAAATTTTCATTTTTGAACTGCCCACCTGAATTTTCATTTCAAGCCCAAGAATGGCAAACCGACAGATTACAGGGCTTCTACCAGTTGAGAGAAACAGGGGTCGATGTTGCGCACTACTTCAGACAGCGCAAGGCCGCAAGGCATAGGTCACGCAAAATCCTGGCATGCGGGGAAGCCGACAGAGGAGCTTTGCTACACTTACGTAATTGTTTTACGTAAACTCTTTAGGAAATCAACTTGGCAACTGGTGATTGGTTAGTAGGAAATCATGGGGCAGGGCCTGCAGTTAAAATCAGGGGGACGGAAGAGAattagggcttctttgattcatagGACTGCAAAATCAGGGGAAGGTTTATGTAACAGGCTATgagcaatgctacacctacgtacaGTTATTTTAGACAAACCTAACTAATTAAGgagtactagtagaatgcccgtgcgttgccacgggcattTTAAAAAATTGACCGGTTTGTCATGATAATGTTCCACTGGAAAAAACATATGAGGTTTATGGATATATGATATTCCCCCGCACACGTGGTGATTATGCCAATATTATGACTCTGGCAAACCTCAAAAAAAAAATTATTGTGACACTAGCAGAATCCACGCACTAAACATGTGATGGTGACCGGGCTTGGTTAGCGGTTGAAACGTCCTACGTTTAAGAAATGTTTACTCAAAACAGATAGTTCCGGGGATAATTTATTTGAAGGAAAAGGAGCTATTTGGGTACAACCCAAATTACCGCATACATTTTAGGGAACAAATTTCATCAACTCCCCATCTAAAATAGATGGACTTCTTATTGGGGGTAGATAgagttgcagaataatagaaaacgATGTTATATATACTCCATGATGGACTTTCTTATTATAGCCATAATTCTGTGAAGCAAATAGTGAAGACTCAATAGCATGAAGTTATTCCTTTTAAAAGGTAAGTCACATAACACCTATAAATCTATTtttccttcctcttggacacacaATAAACCGTGTCATTCTATATAGAGGAAATAAACTAATAACTACAAACAATAGCCTTCTACTTTGCGCAACAATcagtataaatatatttttatgaCATTGTGCTAACGGGATCTAGGGGGTGGCTGCCCCGCCCATGCGTCGCCGTAACTTGGAGGTTGCGGTAAATTGATAGTCTTGGAAGAGTGGGCTTGGTCAAGTCGGTCATGTAGTAGCAGTAGCACATGCATAAAAGTTTCAGGCGATATTTCCATTTTTAGTGAAATGAAAGTAGAGAAGGATAAGCTAAGGCCATGTATGCACAACCAACATATGAAAGACCAATGTACTATAGCCGGACATCATTTCAGTTCATAGATAATCAGTGAACAAGAGGGCATCAATTTAGTTCAAAACCAACCTTCTATATAAATTCATGCTAATTGAAAGGGTAAAACTACTAACCCATCTCCAGTAATTCTACAGCCAGAGAAAGTTAGAACATAACTGCTCATTATAAATTCTAGAAATGATTTTCATCACTATTCCATGTTACAAAAAATACCCCCACCCAAAGGTTAAAACCTAAGAGAGAAAAAAAATGTATTTCAGAGTTCATGTAATATCCAGAAAATATTGAGCATCAACTGATCCACACATATTGCAACCTAGAGAAAATGGCTATCTGAATTTCTAAGAACTTATGAATGCTTAATAAAATCAATTAGCTTTAGGAGAAACATACTCAAACACTATCTGAGTCAACTGTTACTTATTATTCCCTATTATGACTTTTTATGCTACCACTACAACCTAAAACAGTAAATCATATAACAGCAAATTGAGGTACATCCAAGTGGATCGGACCCTGATTATTCTATGTACAAAGGATCACCAATTGGTATCTTATACATATATAAAGATTGATCCGCATATTGAATTTAGTATTATCAGAAGAATATGCAATTGATGCACATAACTATTGCTTGTGCTTAAAAAAATACAAATTGGCAATGTGGATGCAAAACTGCAACCAATGGTATAAAATGAGCTATTCTGCTTCCGCTCGTTAGATTTTCAAAGATGATTTAATGAGTGGCAAGCACAAACAATAGTTTCCACTGCAAATAACCCCCAAAACAAAAAGGAAACAAGCTAGTGTGGAATGGGTAATACACCAGCGACCACTATTGCACTAATTGACGATAAATAGATATAGAAGGTGGAGGGATAAATGTCTCAATGGCTTTAAAACATGAAAATTCTTTAGACGAACTTGTAAGCAGGACTCACCTGTTCACACCTTCAGCACCAGATTCAAGCAAGAATAAACATACACACACATATGGAGTCTCATATTCCAACTATAGAATGGATCCATAACTGCATATTTCCTAATAAAATCATCAAATAATGTTTAATTAGCATAGCCATCTTGTATATATGGCTTTACTCTGgagataaaattattaatatctgCTAGATACAATAATGTTCTAGACATCGCTGTGAGCAAAAAATATGGGTCTCCAAATCTGAACTACCAATATTAGCCCAACAGATTAGGAAATCTGCTCCTACATGCATGCATGATAGACCATCGATCTTATCTTCATCAACGAAAAGGAAAAGAATGAGAATAAAACAAATTGTAGTGACTGTGGGTACGAACATTTTCAGCAATCAGCAGTCATGCATTTAAAATGTCTGAGATGCTTCCGATTCCCCCACCAATTGAAACACCCTGATAAAAGCTCTAATCAGATCCAGCGACTCGACAAAAATACAAAAAAGGAAAAGAGCTTCCACTAAAAGCAATTGGTACCGTTCTTTCCTTCTTCTTATTTTCCGAAGGCAACCAATTTTGATCTCTCAAAGCTTCATCAGCTGCACATAGAGCATATATGCTATAAATCCCATTCTTTCATTCTTCTGATTTTCCGAAGGCAGACAATTTGCATCCCTAAAAGACTCATCAGCTGCACATAGAGCATATGCTATAAATCCCGATATAGATCTACTGTCATGGAAACAAAAATGTTCAATAACCAATTCGAAATATGAAACAAAGTTTAACTATGAGACATAAAACATCACCAGTTACATATTAGTCATATGATAGCATCTCATCAGAACATAACAGATTTCCAATTGTAGAAGAGAGACAATCGGTCTACCACAATGAACGTGTAAATAATAACTTCTATCTACTTAAATCATTCTATCTACTTAAATCATAGAGATACCTGGCAGAAGAAACGCCAAAAATAGGTCCAACAAAGTGTTGTGGCATTGTAGATTGTTACTCCAAATGGCACTGAAGATAAGGGTCCTTATATCAGTACCAGTTATCACATGACAGTATTGCAGCATTGTCTACGGGAAAGCATGTATAGTATGCTGAAACATAACAACCTTATTTAAATTTCTCTTGAGCGGCTTATACATGAAATCCAAGAATGCACCGATACAGATACATGTACTAGTATAAGGCTGATAAGGATACGTAAATTCGCCATTTCCTAAAAGCACCAATATGGGGATACACTTTTTTTAGTTCACAAAAAATATATCATCACCATGAGCTAATTAAAATTCAGTTCATTGAATCAGTACACAACTTCATCAGCATTTTGTGCATAACATTCCCATCAGCGAGGGTGAGTTACCGAGCATGGCATAGAGCAGGGCGACCTCGGCAGGTGTGGGCAGAGTGCTGACCAGTCCGGTCAGATCTGCCAACATCCCGAGCTCCACCATGGCAGGCAACTCAAAGTCTCGGCCTTTGGCGAGAGAACAAACACAACCAGTAGTCAACAAGATGAGAAGAAGCAAGAAATCATGCTGGATCAAAAGGATGTCAAGTAGCAATTCATATATGATAAATCACAAGTGGAACAATCATGTGCAGAAAAGGGAACAACAATCCAATCTCACAGCTACAGTGCGAAAACCAATTTATACCGGATAGTTAGGCCTCGTGTCCAGGCCTCCTCGTCGAAGAAATACATGGGAGTGACAACTACGAAACTAAAGCAAAACAACACAGAAGAAACGTACCCATGAGAATAGAAAAATaactaaaataataataattggAAGAGAATGAATGGAGTTACCGTCAGCCAGCTAAGGTCGTGATcattagtttccttttattttgagGGATTGATTGTTTCTTTCCTACCCAGGCAAACATATAACTAATAATATATATGCTGTGAAAGAAAAATAAGATATAGAGTAGCCTTAGAAATACTTCTCTTTTCCTACTTAAGTGATGGTGTACGAGCATGAATTAAATCTAATTTT
Proteins encoded:
- the LOC123100463 gene encoding defensin Ec-AMP-D2; protein product: MEASRRLLSAALLLVLLLAATGELGGPVMVAEARTCESRSHRFRGPCVRRSNCANVCRTEGFSDGKCRGFRRRCFCTTHCHH
- the LOC542926 gene encoding defensin Ec-AMP-D2: MEAPRKLVSAALLLVLLLAATGEMGGPVAVAEARKCESLSHRFAGLCLRGHNCANVCRTEGFPGGKCRGASRRCFCTTHCR
- the LOC123100464 gene encoding defensin Ec-AMP-D2-like, which gives rise to MEASRKLLSAAILLVLLLAGTGEMGGPVAVAEARTCEAKSHRFRGPCVRHRNCANVCKTEGFPGGKCRGFRHRCFCTTHCRQ